tttgacaattttaatcattttccgTGATGCTAATTTGACACCAATAAAACACTGACGTAAAACTGACATGTGTAGTGCCAAATCATGACTATTGAAgaaaaatagaataaaattacaaaaaaaatcacAACTAAGATTAAATTTTATAACATAGAAGACCTAAATTACAAAACAACAAACATACAAGACAAAAAACGCAATTTTTCCTTATATAGATTTGCACATGATTCTTGTTAAGTATCCTACAATTAAATGTACGTATGCATGCTACTTAATAGAGAatattatacatatatacatatatatatatatatatatatatatatatatatatatatatatatatatatatatatatatattataagacAGCTAGATAGAGTACAAACTAAAATTAGGCGTATATGACTGCGTAATATTTGGCCTCACTCGCACTGAGATTTCATATAATCTGATTGGCATTTTAATTGATTGGTTTGGGGTTCATGGAGCCCCCAACCTAACAACCATAGCCCATGACTAATGTAAATACTTCCATCCCAAATGGGGCGATAATGCTAttactttataaatttaacagtaaaataagtaaagaagaaaagagagaagaaatAATTCACCTGGAACTATTTTatttatgacaaaaacttgtgtgagacgatctcacgggtcgtatttgtgagacggatctcttatttgagttaacaattaaaaaatactattttttatgctaagagtattactttttattgtgagtatgagtaggattgactcgtctcacagattaagatccgtgagacggtttcacatgagATCCACTCTTTGTTTATAACCGAAATCCCTCGTCTATATGATAAAATTACGAAATACACGAATCTAAAGATATATTAGATCAACATATTTATCTTAACTAAAGATCGTCCCAAGTCTACAgaataaatgagtttataaactaCAAAAACAGTAACAAGCGATATTTTCAAATTAGGAAATCCACACGTGTGTGTGTCTCTCTCTGTATATGTATATTTGAGTTGAGAGAGATGTTGTTTCATAATGGCTCAAGACTCGAGAGCATATTTTTTCCTTGGATCCTGATTATTTTCAAGGCATTGTATTGTCCAGCAGCATAAATTCAGATGCCTTTAAATCTAAGTTTTAACAACTTTTAGTTGTAAATTGCAAGTCATCCTACCAGCATAAACGTGGAAATCAAACAAATTATTTATTatcaatataattaaaataagaaaataaaacgCCAGCTTAATAGAATAGGAGtgaactcaaaaatttaaaaaaaaaattaaagtacTTAATTTCAGAAAAGAACTCCATACTCACATCTTCAACTCTCATATCAGCAGAACATGCACACACCCAAGAACATTACCAAGAATTTGATTTTACATTTCAAAATAATCACACGAagattaatattaattttatttttttattcatatttCAAAATTGCAGTATAATTTCtcactatttcttataaatatattttaatcatCATTtgaatataaacaaaataaattataaaaaaatattatataaggTGTGAATCAGTACATAGTTATAATTTCTTATGCAAGTGATATATTTAAGGCACATTGCATTTCATTAAAACTAGTTATTCTGCACACGCGATGTGTAtgtttatcattatcgatggactaaagtgaaatttgacaaattatggagggactaaattgatatttgaatttttgaaattaaaaaaataaaataaaagtgtgttgaaatttaaaaaaaaaacgaaaaacaaaaatgtaatattaatatcatataagAGTAAAATTGGAAGAAAATTTTGTGTCCTTCATATATAGTTACTATCATCTTCTCAACTTTAATAAGATAGAATAGattatacatatattttattaaatccgaTTTCTTTACATTTTCATACGTGGCCGGTTTTTAAAAAGAATTCGAAGTGACGGGATCTAAGTAAAGATTCAGACCAACACGTTGTTCTAAAATCTAATATAATCTGAAATCTAAAAAAATGTATACGAGGTATCTCCTTAACCGTCACGCACCCTACAAACTTATTAACTGCTATCTATAAAATTtactcttcttcttcttccaacCACAAAAAATATGGCGAAACAAAGTGAGATTTTACTTACAGTCGCACTACTATTGCTTGTGTTGATGGATGGTTCGTATAGTTTGCAACACATCGTGGGCGACTCAATTTGGTCCATCCCGCCGACAAATGGCTTCTACACCAATTGGTCGTCCTGTCAGTCCTTTCACATTGGTGACAAATTATGTAATTCTTGATTTTTCTTGCATTTCACattcattaaatatttaatgtAATGGATTTGAGACAGTTAAAACATGAAAATTCCATCTTTAAATTTGAATGACATGCCTGATACATATCTGTCTATTTCATTTTAATTTCCATACAGATTTCGACTTCGATTCAGGGCTTTACGATGTGAACCAAGTGTCGAGAGGGGAATATGACAGTTGCAGCACAAATCAACCCTTCAAGGCCTTCGTGGATGGACCAGCGCTAGTTGATCTTACAGAAAAGGGGGTGTTCTATTTTATATGTAATATTTCCAATTACTGCAGATTGGGGCAACAAGTCAGTGTTATAGTTGAAGAAAAGGCCATAGATATGGCACCGAATTTGAGCCCATCTCCCTCTCCCTCAGCTAATAGTCCATATTCTTCTCAAGCACCTAGCGTTCACTAGATTGAGTGCAAGCAAAATGTTGGTGAATTTTGAATATAATACTGAACTTGATTGCCATGTAGTTTGATGCTCATACTAGAGTAATGCTGGAAAAATAGAACTAAAATGATTGAACTAGAAATAAAAACTAGAAATTTGAAGATTGAAACTGAATTTGCAGACGGATATTGCCTTGTTTGAGTGTTGATTGATAATGAGTTGTTTTTTCTTGTTTATGCATTGATGCCCTTTCAAACGATGGTTCCCGAGTCAGTTCCTTAACTGTTCAACTCCACTACCCCACTACATGCGGCACTAACTCCCCGAGTGCTGAAGGATTCCCGAGTGCCCGACTCCACCATCCCACTACTTGCATTGTGCGTCTTGGAAGTGGTTGATCAATTCTTTGCACTTCCTATAGCCTTCTTGGCTTTAATTCACAGAGGCCCATAATtaaaattcttaaatagatGAAATGATAACTTAATGGGCCAAATTAATTTATAGGCAAAACAAAGACCCTGCGAGCTGTTTGGCAAATATGCCTAGATATAATACAATGCATTGAGCTGATTTTTCCCATAATATTTTAGCCCAGCCAGTCAATATGCTGGAGAAAACATGTTTCTTGATCCTGTAGTGTCGTTCCTTTGATAGTAAGTCTTGCTTTGTGTATCTCGGGCCACGGTTCCTTCTTTTATATATGCTCGGTTGTTTGAATCCACGTTTCCATGATGATTGGAATTATTCCTTGCCCCATGGGCCATGATTCCTCTTCGACCCGAATGGTTCCTTGACCTTCAGATTTCGGTTCCTCCAGGGTCAATGGGTTATTTATTCAAACACCTATCGCACAATCCCGTTTACTTATTTTACTAAATAAATTGTTTTGAATGGAAAAATTTCTTAGAATTAATCTGATATCAAGATCTCAAGTTTGACACAAGATCGTGGTAAACCCTTCTTCCAATTAAAAAATGTTTTGAGTTGTGTAATTTTCAATATCTTAGCAAAATGAGTTGAATTGCGggatttataatattttagagTATTTCGTTAGACCAGAAAATAATTCTTTCCATTTATCAAATTTATCGTCGACtttaattttgatataataaaaTTGACCCAGAAagtatacataatttttttaatttttttttttaaaaaagagaaAAGTGGATGGAATTTTGATTTTTGAAGGGGAGGTGACATttgacaaaaacaaaaaaacaaacatGGAAGGGACTCGAATGTCGCATCTTAACCGTCCAAACTATCTCGTCCTATCGACCACGTCATTCAATTTGATGCCAAACGACACGTGTACGGACACGAATAAGCCACGATGCAACTCCGATCGTCTCTCCTTTGCTTCCCCATATTATATATGCTTATCTTTATCAAGTTAATTTTGACTTTAATCACTACCAATTATATATTccattaattaatcaattatggGTCACTTTGTTGCCGACCCTCGGTTATCTTTCACAACACAATTTAATGCAACTTGtagattttttttcaaaaatacggAGGCAAACCATTTCCCGAGTAGACCATAAAAATATTACAACACCACCAATATCAGAATCACGGAAAATTTGTAATTTATGTGTCTCGATCGAGACGATTACATATGTTTGTTAACAAGACTTGTAAATATTCCTTCAATAGAGTGTCTCAGTTGATGGAGTAAATAAACAATTAGTCAATAGTCAGAAATTCGATTTACAATATCAACACATTTTTTCAAACAAGTTTCTCGTACATGACTTGTTTAGAGGCTATCGCGACAGTCTAATAGTTGTGATTTCAGGTTccaattcatgaaaaaaaaagaCTCATAAACACTTATCCTTCTAACCTTATAGATATTAATTTTTCTATAACTATTGATGTTTTAATAAACCCAATTTGGTTTGTGAATaggaaaatttaaataatttgtgtTGATTTCTTGGTATGGTGGCACTCAACTTTATACAGAGAGTGGGGTTTGTATGGGTATTTGTATCTCTTACACTATAAATATTGGGTTTTGTCACTACGAACGTGCCAAACATTTTATTGGGTATTTCAATGTGTTTCTGACTTGtcgatttatttattatatgcaAACGTGGTACTGTATTTTAATTGGTAAGAGTATTTATTTCGGTGGGTTCAAATTTACAATATGTGTCtttgaaaagataaaaattcaGTGTGACACGGtttcacgaatcgtattttatgagatagatctcttattttggtcatttatgaaaaaatattactttttatgttaagactattactttttattgtgaatatcggtagggttgacccgtctcatagataaagattcgtgagaccgtctcacaagagacctactcttaaaaAAAagtcgtctcacaaaagacctactcttcaaaaaaaaaagtcatAATAGGTCACATTCGATCCTTTATTTCCATGTAATACAAACTATTTGATCAATACAATTTGTAAGGAATGTGTATTTTTTacatgagtaggtctcatgtgagaccgtctcacggatcttaatctgtgagacgggtcaaccctacctatattcacaataaaaagtaatactcttagcataaaaaataatactttttcatggatgacccaaataagagatctgtctcataaaaacgacccgtgagaccgtctcatacaagtttttatctttttactttgtatattttttaatttggtAGGACCTATAATAATCAGTGATATTGAAAATACAATGTTATAATATGTCTGACAGAAATAATTATCGCTCTTCAACAGTTCGTTCATTTGAATAATGTTTTTGATATCAACTGTAAATTAATGTTCACCACCttataaaaaattatgatatgaacgTCGTGAGCACGTTTTAATTACTTTTTCAACGTAGATAATTATTGGTCATCAACAAATAATATCCAGATCCTTGTTtttgaacaaaatttttaacataacggGTAGTATCACTTTTATCATAAGTCGAAGAAGCTGAATGATATCATACTCTACAAAATGAGAGTGACTCGAGTTCAAATCTCCTCCGCCCCAAATCATTTAAAAACAAGTTATGAATCACTTTGTAGGTACATTAATGAGTAATAATTAAACTTTAAATTGTTCAgctaattaaaaatttattcaaaatgaaaatacaTCTAATAAGTTTATCCATCAAGATAGAACATATTATTCCAAAAAAATGTCACTTTGACTAATAATAGTTTATActgattattttattaaaaaatttattcgaTTATTTTCCTAAAATCCAATATTTCCAGTTTAAAAATCGAAAACAACATATTTTCTTTGTCGTACTTTATTATTGTATTAAACccctattttatttttaaaaaattcatagGACAATATTCAATACATCTTATTTACCACTAcgttaaaaaaaagaaaaaatatgaggcaaaaatttgtgtgaaatgATTTCACGGTTCGTATTTTGTtatacggatctcttatttgggtcgtccttgaaaaatattactttttatgctaagagtattattttttatcgtgaatatcaaTAGGGTTGACTCAtctaacagataaagattcgtgagatcgtctcacaaaagatctaCTCAAAATGTGATTGCATTTTACTATTCTGGTTatattatctataaaaaaaaattattattttttattataaatataaggaATAAAATTTTACTACCATTTAGTATGTACGATACCATGTCATGATATGTCATCTCATGTCCAACATGCAAACGCAGAAAGATATCAATAAAGATTATGGGCCCACAAGTCGAATAATATCGTTAAATATTAATCTCGAATCTGATTGGGCCACGTTTCCTTGTTaagcaccatttaattaatatctaaagtatgtattattgggtgatattatattgtaatttatatatacataataCTTCGTTGCTATTGGACACAAGTTGCGTGAAAATATCTAAAGGTTTATCGGATAAGATATTTATTGCTCACACTGCCCGCCATGCTGCCCCTTCAGTCTTGGCCACTGAATTTAGGTTTTAGCTGCTTGTTTAGGACAGATGCATGTTCGGGCAGCTTCTGCTCGTTTCCTTTCTGGAGAAATTGGTGGTTggcttttaaaatattttggtcCAATGTACAAATTTGTTCATCTTTCTATTTGATACCACATCCttccaaattatatatatatatatatatatatatatatatatatatatatatatatatgacaaaaatttgtgtgagacgatctcacgaatcgtattttgtgagacgagtctcttatttgggtcatccatgaaaaaatattactttttaggctaagagtgttacttttttattgtaaatatcggtagcgTTGAGTCGTCTCCCATTATATCACATCCAATGTGTGAGTGACACCAAATCGGTGCTCACAAAGTTTTTAAAATTAGTTATTTTTTCTTGGTTTTCCTAAAATACACTGATTTTGTTTTTCAGTGATTTTcttaataaatttgaaaaaacaaacaaaaatatatatttgaaacGGAGAGATTACTTATTATGAAACTCGGATGGAagccaaatttttttatttatcattaTTTAATCTGTTCGAGAAGTTGTTGCACATCTTTTCAAATTTTAGTTAATAAAGATATATAAGAAACAATAATAAATGCTACCAAATGTAGAAACTGAACTATATATcagataaaataaaaagaaaataaaacatatatatttgaTACGGAGAGAATATTATTCTAcaaatataatcaaaattattAGATAATTTGTTCAAAATAcctataatttaaataatttttagttTTGTAACTAAAAATTATggttttactttataaatgatGTATAAAATTATCAACTCAATCTACCTATTTTAAGTAACGGGCCGACCTAGCCAATTTTATGTGTAATTTGACAGGTTGAAGTGTGCCAACCCACGACCCTCAGCAATTCATTATCAAGTGGGGAGGGGCAAGTCGGACTACCATTTTGGTCGATGACGAGTTCAGAAATTATCAACTTACCTCCTTCacctattatattttatatggtggtACGGGTCGACTTGATGGATGTAGATAATTTTTACACCTCTACATGTATTATGTTTTCCTGAAAAAAGTTAATATGAACACCGGTAATATTATTGAGAATCAAGAATAAAGCTTGCGAGAATATTAAGCATCTAAGTACAGGAACTTAAACCAAGTTTTTTATCCATGTACATAAATGTTTCTAATAACTAAAAaactgaaaaacaaaataaatatttcgaCTTAgccaaaataagatatatggCGATTTTTGGTACTTGATACGTTAATGTATATTAAATTTAACATgaagtaatattttattttttatatatagtaTAATGTGTTGGtgtaatttttatctttttctaACTTTTGTTATGCCTTCTCTCGTAATAATAGAATATAAATAACATACtattatattttttgaaattttaaatatttagaaaTAATCTGGTATTTCATTAattagatgcaataaatatttaataaaattagaaaaaaaaaatccaaatatCGACGATGATCATCAATATAAGAGGTATTTTATGAATAACACTGAAAAGAAATCAAGAGTCAAAACTGGATACTCTGgtgtatttaatttttttcaatgACGTGAGAACTCGTAACCGTTACTATTCGATACGTACTTGGTAAACCTTCCATTTAACTTAATATTCTACACATAATGCTAGTCAAGTAATATACACCGAGCAAGTCATGTGTGACGTACTCATCCGAAAAAATGTTAGCATGACCATTTGTCAAGGTTCACGTACTCCAATCCGGACACCATTGCATATGGTgtacttctttaaaaaaatattttgtgtaaTGATACACACAATATGTTTGTAAATCAACTGTTATACAATATACACACAAGATGATAAAACTGGGAATAGGTCAATTGAAAATTCTAAGTTCTATTTTACTTTACCCCTCTTGGTTTGAGGTTTTATGTCAATTGACAGGGTTAGACATGTAATTTTAGTTTGCTGTAACTAAGTGAAACCAAATTCAATTATTAAAACGGTCTcaagttttattaattttaatcttTTCTACCACGATTCAATTTTATAAGACTGATATCTAACCTAATCCgacttatgaaaatatttatttttatctcaaaatattatttttcactgcaAATATGAACTAAATTAGTTCATCTCATATATATAGATATCGAACTTCTCACCAGAATCCTACTCAAAGTTGATATATTCCTTTTTCTTCTATCTCATCTTTTGAGTGGAAGGAAATAGGCACTTGATGCAAATACGACTTTTTGCATGTCGGTTCATCGTAATTACTACTTAGCTTTCAATGCGCATACATAAACAATATTAAtttttctataatttttttaatgatatgTAATGAGTTTTAATTTGAATAAAAGAAAAGAATCTAAATATAGAAATATTTACTACTAcgttaaatattaaataatttgtattatttggttgatttattgaaattaaagataaaataaGGGTCTGAATAGAaaaaattatggataaataataTGACAGACTTCACCACTGCaacaaattatttaatataatgagTTTtactttaatataatatatagatTTATTAGCGACCACACTGCTACAGTGTATTGTAATTTTATGTTACGTGTGTGTAATCTAATACATTACATGAATGAATATAAGAAGATTTTATGAGATAATTTTATATAAGGATTGACaatcgattgatttatataGCAAATTAGTAATCTAATTTTGTGATTAATAAGATGGTTAATTTGTTGTTTTTATTTTGCCAATGGGATGTctaattttgaattaattatacTCATTGTTATGATTGGTCGCTTATAAGTATGTTTAAAGATATAATTGTTAGTCAATACACAACTTTATTTTTCTATATTCATGGCAGTGATGAGCGCATCTATTTGAATGCTAATAGATCAGATTGTTATAAGGCTCGTGAGTTTGGGAATGTGTGTGTCTATTTGTTGGATATTTATCGTATCCCTTAGAGATCAGTCTTGCCTTATTCCTATTTAGAGTTATGTCTCCAGCAGAGACAATATTATCCGTTAAGATGCGACTTCACTTTTTTTCGATCCAACTAGCTAACCAGATCAAACGGCTCAATATCAATGACTTGATGTATGATAACTTCTCAATAGGTTAATCATCTCAGTATTGCTCTATCTCATGCACATTTAACTCGACACTCTtaataaagatattttatgataaATATTCTACACATCGTCCAATCTTGACCATTAGATTCACATTATGAATCTTGAGCAATAAATTCACCCGGACATGTGTGTGCATAAATttatgagactgtctcacaactAGATTTTTTAAGAAGATTCTCTTATCCAACTCGaaccatgaaaaaaatattatttttatgttaataatattattttaatttaagataTCAACCGGGTCGACCCGTCAAATAAATATAATCCATTAGATCGTCTCATTgctgaaaaatttaaaagatttgagttgcatcattACCACCAAATATACTTTTCGTAAATCGACAAACATTCAATTTTACAATTGGTATAAAATGCAAGGTCAATAGTTCGATTTTCATGATCGCAAGAAGTTTAATTATCGAGAATAAGATTGTTGAGGTGCAATAATTTATCTACACATGAACCGACCGAAACTTAATGATTGaattattatatgatttaaaatatttgagttggaCTATTATCTCTACTTATAACTTTTATCGTGATTCCTAGTTTTAACTTTTGGTAGAGTCGTactattgtaaaaaaaaaaaaaaaaaaaaaaaactaaagttTTGATTGAGAAAATGTTATCATATTTCATAAAGGTACACACTACAATGTTCTAAAAAACGTAAAAATATGTAATGAAGCATGAAGCGTCGAGAAAAAACTTTTCTTAAATCAAAATATAGAAAAAACGGTCAACTCTTTGGTTGATCATATTAAGTGATAAAATGCGGGGAAAAACCCATTTTTTTGGGATAAGattttatattatgttttttttaatataaaatgtaaaatttattaataatataaaattttaagcaAAAGAAATCCTATAAGAATCGAAGTAAAAATTGTAATAAATCCTtcatttatttttgtaaataaaagACTATACCTGACTAGGGgtgggaaaaaataccgaaatatcgaaataccgaaaaaccgtgccgaaaaaaataccgaacttaccgaaaaaatcgatataccgaaaattttcggtacggtacgaacttttcggtatcggtatcggtatataccgaaataccgaaaataattttttattattattatttttagatttAAGTTCGATATACCAAAAAAATGTCGATATACCGAAaatattttcggtataccgacgttttttcggtataccgacaaaATTTTCGGTGTCGGTACGATACCGGTATGAGTTTTTttcataccgaaaattcggCATACCGCATGtgcggtataccgaattttcggtatcgaTATCGGTATGAAAAAATTTCATACCGATATTTTCGATACGGTATACGGTACCGTAGTTCGAtacggtataccgtaccgtACCCACCCCTATACCTAACCCAACAACAATCGACAAACTTTATTCCACATAACTTGTGATTTTGAAACTAATGTTTTTTATATACCTTAAACATTTATTCttaaaatttatatgtttttacgttttatttaatcatttattcttaaaatttatatgtttttactttttatttaatctattaattgacatgatataattataatcataataaaactaaaaacatttttttttacgaAATCACGTACTAAATGTGCTTAATTTTGTAAAGCTCGACTCTTAATCTTGACGTTTCCCAACACTTCACACTTTTTAGAACTTTGAGTTCACATAGATATTAATCATCAAGTATTTTATATCTCAAGAAGTAAATTgcttttaaatatttacttgtacatattgattaataaataagttttaaaaatcgatttatcaaaaataaaaacattcgACCAAATGTCGTCATTTTTCAAACACTCTCCGATCATTGTATCATTTCAAGAATCATCTATCCATCAATTATTAATCAAAATGATTTgcaatctatttttttttaataatatttcaacacAAAAACTTCTATGAGATTATCGCACTGATCAATTTGTGAGACTGTTATTTTATCAGACccgattaaataaaaattataatttttataccaaaaaatattatttttactatACGTATGAATCAAATAATCATGTTTAATAAAATAGATTATGTATATTCAAATATATTCcaagtaaatttatttttttacaaatcGAATCTGaataaaacaaatcaaatcaacaaaacaaaatttgtagaaaaaaaaaaaaagagaaaaagatAGTTTCTCATGGAATGATGGGCATGGGTCGAcatgatgatgagtaaaaggatGCATGCACATCATGAGATGGGTATGCCACATGGCCTCGTTAGGCGAGAGGAAAATATCATCTCCACGTATGCATTTGAGAGAGCACAGCTAAAGATCTCCTCTTCTCTATCTCACCATCCTCTCTCTATTCTCTCTCCACCCAAATCTAGCCACCCAAAAAAATCTTCATTCTTCAGAATCCAATCTCCTTTTTTGATATTTGTTGTTGCTATTACTCTAATAATTGCTTGATTAACACGGTTAATCTCTCCGTTGAAGCTGATACAAGGTACTGACTTTTTTTCTTTGTAGATAATTTGGAAGATTTTGGAATTTTTCTACTTAGCTGCCTGAGAAAAGTCTGAATTTAGTTTTTTCGTAATTTGATTCTCAAGGAATTGATGTGTATATGTTGATGTTATTTTTGGTCTGATTGTGTTTTTATTTTACTTGTTAACTTTAAATCTGGAATATTCTGGAAGAAGAGTTAATTTGATATGCTTTATTTGTGCGTTTTTGGTTGGCTGAACatgatttttttacaaaaagatTGAATAGATGTACTTTTGGGACTGGTAGATTTAATATCGTGTCTTCTTGTCGTCATTACATGTGTGATATGTGGATCT
The Primulina eburnea isolate SZY01 chromosome 5, ASM2296580v1, whole genome shotgun sequence genome window above contains:
- the LOC140831932 gene encoding mavicyanin-like, whose protein sequence is MAKQSEILLTVALLLLVLMDGSYSLQHIVGDSIWSIPPTNGFYTNWSSCQSFHIGDKLYFDFDSGLYDVNQVSRGEYDSCSTNQPFKAFVDGPALVDLTEKGVFYFICNISNYCRLGQQVSVIVEEKAIDMAPNLSPSPSPSANSPYSSQAPSVH